A window of the Aliivibrio salmonicida LFI1238 genome harbors these coding sequences:
- a CDS encoding DUF6701 domain-containing protein: MSLTGSTGQLYNTHEIDNFKVCALYSKPMGQQIDHFEFNHPGQGSTCDVSDVTLRACADASCSTLFTDEVDVTLNTSNLGGDGYWLNGNNITMRNGVANLSIGKQTQGNVTLGVVSSDPSTKPFSQTLCSINGQSLNENNCSLSFKPEGLTVIVPDKQANKPVIATIKGCGSSFYGAKNLQVWSDYINPTAAHIIGSPKVSVVANNAWKAISTTESSATAVTLNFINNEARLPLNYSDAGQLQLNVKHTLPQQQTIKGSDAFVSFPVGLSAYVSNANNSTANSTCLSENITCRVFAHAAEEFNLNVTARAWESDNDTNMSNNLSTPNYAQSMLLLDHTLIAPSAPSGGNLGNLLTNVYDHVASNGSINRIKESISEVGVFDITVTPPEGYLGSNAFTIKPASTGSIGRFTPAYFSLFAEQPSITDTCKTYTYMGQTFMFDDLPTLELTPLSQTGGQLQNYSIDTWWRYHNNWDLRTYVAAPSGIEVIDSDSPSILGIQAGMAKPGKIVKLYKQNKMQLQEAELRYNKPFAPHSPTLDSITLALTAEDLKDLDNICYKLNAAGNCLDYTFPATSSHRQEWGRITMEDSYGSDLTPLESRIRTESYVGGRFEQNTDTCTVLDLSNFTFDVGTNPAALPVGKGTTSASLSDTDVTNGVTSMTFSAPGNGNQGQIIPTLSLLTLPWLQQDADQNDSFESTIKALIHFGIYRGSDRIIWSREQLN, translated from the coding sequence ATGTCACTGACTGGCTCGACAGGTCAGTTATACAATACGCATGAGATCGATAATTTTAAAGTCTGTGCCTTATATTCCAAACCAATGGGACAACAAATTGATCACTTTGAATTTAACCACCCCGGTCAAGGCTCAACCTGCGATGTGTCAGATGTCACTTTACGAGCGTGCGCTGACGCCTCATGTTCGACTTTATTTACCGACGAGGTAGACGTCACGTTAAACACTTCAAATTTAGGGGGTGACGGTTACTGGTTAAATGGCAATAACATCACCATGCGTAACGGGGTTGCTAATTTATCCATAGGAAAACAAACCCAAGGTAATGTAACCCTTGGTGTGGTGAGCTCTGATCCATCAACCAAACCATTCAGTCAAACCCTATGCAGCATTAATGGTCAATCACTCAATGAAAACAATTGTTCGTTGTCATTCAAACCTGAAGGACTAACGGTGATCGTGCCAGATAAGCAAGCGAACAAGCCCGTAATAGCGACAATCAAGGGTTGTGGTAGCAGCTTCTATGGCGCCAAAAACCTCCAAGTATGGTCTGATTACATCAATCCAACAGCGGCTCATATTATTGGCTCACCAAAGGTGTCTGTCGTCGCGAATAATGCATGGAAAGCCATCAGTACCACAGAATCCTCAGCAACGGCAGTGACCTTAAATTTCATTAACAATGAAGCTCGTTTGCCTTTGAATTATTCGGATGCAGGACAATTGCAATTAAACGTAAAGCACACCTTACCTCAACAACAAACCATCAAAGGCAGCGATGCTTTTGTAAGTTTCCCCGTTGGATTGAGTGCGTACGTTTCGAATGCCAACAACTCAACCGCCAACAGTACCTGTTTGTCTGAAAATATTACTTGTCGCGTGTTCGCTCATGCGGCGGAAGAATTTAACTTAAACGTGACTGCTCGCGCATGGGAATCGGATAATGACACCAACATGTCAAATAATCTAAGCACCCCAAATTATGCTCAGAGTATGTTGTTATTGGATCACACCTTAATTGCTCCTTCAGCACCTTCTGGTGGAAATCTCGGGAATCTGCTCACGAATGTTTATGATCATGTTGCCTCAAACGGCAGTATTAATCGCATTAAAGAAAGCATCAGTGAAGTGGGGGTGTTTGATATTACCGTCACGCCACCAGAGGGTTACCTTGGCAGTAACGCTTTTACAATAAAACCCGCCTCAACAGGGTCAATTGGTCGATTTACGCCAGCCTATTTTTCACTGTTTGCCGAACAACCTAGCATTACGGATACCTGTAAAACCTATACCTACATGGGGCAAACTTTTATGTTTGATGATCTCCCTACGCTTGAGTTAACGCCGTTATCTCAAACTGGCGGTCAACTACAGAACTACAGCATTGACACATGGTGGCGATACCACAATAACTGGGATTTACGAACTTATGTCGCAGCACCATCAGGCATTGAAGTGATTGATAGCGATAGCCCTTCTATTCTTGGTATTCAAGCCGGTATGGCCAAACCCGGAAAAATAGTTAAGCTTTATAAGCAAAATAAAATGCAGCTACAAGAGGCAGAATTGCGCTATAACAAACCGTTTGCACCGCATTCACCAACGTTAGACAGCATTACATTAGCGTTAACCGCTGAGGATCTAAAAGACTTAGACAATATCTGCTATAAACTGAATGCCGCAGGAAATTGCCTAGATTACACGTTCCCAGCAACCTCATCTCACCGCCAAGAATGGGGGCGCATTACCATGGAAGATTCTTATGGTTCAGATCTCACCCCGCTTGAATCAAGGATCAGAACTGAGTCTTATGTGGGAGGACGATTTGAACAAAATACAGACACCTGTACCGTGCTTGATTTATCTAACTTCACTTTTGATGTCGGCACTAACCCTGCAGCATTACCAGTAGGAAAAGGCACGACCTCGGCAAGTTTGAGTGATACAGATGTCACTAATGGAGTCACAAGCATGACCTTTTCTGCCCCTGGTAATGGCAATCAAGGACAAATAATACCGACCTTGTCGCTATTGACCCTACCTTGGTTGCAGCAAGATGCCGATCAAAACGATTCTTTTGAAAGCACCATCAAAGCACTTATTCATTTTGGTATTTACCGAGGAAGTGATCGTATTATATGGAGCCGTGAACAACTTAATTAA
- a CDS encoding peptide MFS transporter, producing MWNKLNKSMMFCQMMFGLSFYGVMVILTRFFLEELNYSEADTMMVVGAFSSIGPLFAIAGGFIADKFLGAYRSLTISYLGFSVGYLLLVLGSYTTNVPMALCGIALASYARGLMSPSYPSLYRRTFDTQEHFENCYPVNYSVNNVGALLGQYLFPMFVLVLGFHGSFLLSAILAFFALATLVIFRKSLLTVGAEIDQKPVSTKNWIAFLVTSTAMIALVFFMFSNMDIGQNIVYAIGLAAIGYFIALMMKSEKSDALKMGTILIMTVLTTAFFVYYGQMMTSMTMVTINAMRGDLFNLIPIAPEASMAMNPLWCIVAGPVIAMLFSSLEKRNIHFSTATKIGFAFILTAIAFGILTMAVMGVGEDAIIRPEIFLVIHFFQAFAEVIVGSLVVAFILSVAPKHIENFSVSLFSVAIALSGIVGAVFSTSIAQEKGQVITQEFIQTVYGNYFQLLTILAVVMVAVAFIASFIIRKMLESSKQAEAALSESNA from the coding sequence ATGTGGAATAAACTAAATAAATCCATGATGTTTTGCCAAATGATGTTTGGCTTATCATTTTATGGCGTAATGGTCATTTTAACGCGCTTCTTTCTTGAAGAGTTAAATTACAGTGAAGCCGATACCATGATGGTTGTGGGCGCGTTTTCTTCTATCGGTCCATTGTTTGCTATTGCTGGTGGCTTTATTGCTGATAAATTTTTAGGGGCTTACCGTTCATTAACGATCAGTTACCTTGGCTTTTCTGTTGGCTACCTTTTGCTTGTTCTTGGATCGTACACTACGAATGTACCAATGGCATTATGCGGCATCGCGCTTGCCAGCTACGCTCGTGGACTCATGTCACCATCATATCCTAGTCTTTACCGACGTACTTTTGATACTCAAGAGCACTTTGAAAACTGTTACCCAGTAAACTATTCAGTAAACAACGTTGGCGCACTATTAGGGCAATATCTATTCCCAATGTTTGTTTTAGTTCTTGGGTTCCATGGAAGCTTCTTGTTATCTGCAATTTTGGCTTTCTTTGCCCTAGCAACCTTAGTGATTTTCCGTAAATCATTATTAACCGTTGGCGCTGAGATTGATCAAAAACCAGTAAGCACAAAAAACTGGATTGCCTTTCTAGTCACTTCGACAGCAATGATTGCCTTGGTTTTCTTCATGTTCTCAAACATGGATATTGGCCAGAATATCGTTTATGCCATTGGTTTAGCGGCCATTGGTTATTTCATTGCATTAATGATGAAATCTGAAAAATCAGACGCATTAAAAATGGGCACAATTTTGATCATGACCGTATTAACAACGGCTTTCTTTGTGTACTACGGTCAAATGATGACATCAATGACCATGGTAACGATCAATGCCATGCGTGGTGACCTATTCAACTTAATCCCAATTGCACCAGAAGCGTCAATGGCAATGAATCCACTGTGGTGTATTGTTGCCGGCCCTGTGATTGCAATGCTTTTTTCTTCACTTGAGAAACGTAACATTCATTTTTCAACCGCAACCAAGATTGGTTTTGCCTTTATTCTCACCGCCATTGCGTTTGGTATTTTAACCATGGCAGTAATGGGCGTGGGTGAAGATGCGATTATCCGTCCAGAAATTTTCTTAGTCATTCACTTCTTCCAAGCGTTTGCAGAAGTTATCGTGGGTAGCTTAGTAGTTGCGTTTATCTTATCTGTTGCGCCAAAACACATTGAAAACTTCTCAGTAAGTTTGTTTTCAGTAGCGATTGCGCTAAGTGGTATTGTTGGTGCGGTATTCTCAACGTCTATCGCTCAAGAAAAAGGGCAAGTGATCACTCAAGAGTTTATCCAAACTGTCTACGGTAATTACTTCCAACTACTGACAATTCTTGCGGTTGTTATGGTCGCCGTTGCCTTTATTGCTTCATTCATCATTCGTAAAATGCTTGAAAGCAGCAAACAAGCAGAAGCGGCATTATCAGAATCTAATGCGTAG
- a CDS encoding ATP-binding protein, giving the protein MDNDKMIELLNRKIQREKASRKAAEGLLEQKSHELFIAKQLVEETLLIVQEKAEKDVALLQFKGYLDAILLDYNQAFLQEAPSSTLLQRLLDDLVSIEGIASLRLTVAPTLSDNVQSILNAGEVGEYHDLPHSTSEFNWSEDTVHILVYLHQNDERCGALQFTFNTPPSETWHQTIEKQFCLFSEMLSAAFVRQQLLENTIKEKQRAENSEQATRDFVAMINHELRTPLNGLLGSAELMEDTNITQYQQTLLMTIHQAGEMLRVIINDLLDFSKMNAGMLQLSITQFSPQILIQTIEQMFLHQIEETRLEFVVGIENTLPDGLSGDIDRIQQILVNLIGNAIKFTKEGEIRFSASWKDNVLCFTVSDSGCGIPLDKQSTLFDPFTQVDNSSQRQFEGTGLGLSICKSLIDKMEGTLTLESELGKGSVFSVEIPLIPTYETKVKEQETFDISHSIGGLSVLAVEDIKMNQVILSMMLTKLDIHPYFANDGQQALAFLESEVVDVILMDCRMPVMDGFETTRRLREQGYTKPIIALTAGTTSTEMASCIEAGMDDILHKPYKAKELEKMLKVWSVRLVSS; this is encoded by the coding sequence ATGGATAACGATAAAATGATTGAATTATTAAATCGGAAAATCCAACGAGAAAAAGCTTCTCGTAAGGCTGCGGAAGGCTTGCTTGAACAAAAGAGTCATGAGCTTTTTATTGCGAAACAGTTAGTTGAAGAAACGCTGTTAATTGTACAAGAAAAGGCAGAAAAAGACGTGGCTTTGCTTCAATTCAAAGGATACCTCGATGCGATTCTTCTTGATTACAATCAAGCGTTTTTACAAGAAGCGCCATCGAGCACGTTACTGCAACGTTTATTGGATGATTTAGTTAGCATTGAGGGGATTGCTTCTTTGCGATTAACGGTCGCACCAACGTTAAGTGACAATGTTCAATCCATTTTAAATGCCGGAGAGGTAGGTGAGTATCACGATCTTCCACACTCAACTTCCGAGTTTAATTGGAGTGAAGATACGGTTCATATATTAGTTTATTTACACCAAAATGATGAACGTTGTGGGGCGTTGCAATTTACGTTTAACACTCCGCCAAGCGAAACGTGGCATCAAACTATTGAAAAGCAGTTTTGTTTATTTTCAGAGATGTTAAGTGCCGCTTTTGTGCGTCAGCAGTTACTTGAAAACACAATAAAAGAAAAGCAGAGAGCAGAGAACTCAGAGCAAGCGACCCGTGATTTTGTTGCGATGATAAATCATGAGTTAAGAACTCCGCTTAATGGTCTGCTAGGTTCGGCTGAGTTGATGGAAGACACGAATATTACTCAGTATCAACAAACACTTTTAATGACGATTCATCAAGCGGGTGAAATGCTTAGAGTGATCATTAATGATTTACTCGACTTCAGTAAAATGAATGCAGGTATGCTTCAATTAAGCATTACCCAGTTTTCACCCCAAATATTGATTCAGACGATTGAACAAATGTTTTTACATCAAATTGAAGAAACAAGATTAGAGTTTGTGGTTGGTATAGAGAATACTTTACCGGATGGATTATCTGGAGACATTGACCGTATCCAACAAATATTGGTAAACCTTATTGGGAACGCAATTAAGTTTACAAAAGAAGGCGAGATCCGATTTTCAGCTTCTTGGAAAGATAATGTCTTATGTTTTACAGTGTCTGACAGTGGTTGCGGTATTCCATTAGATAAACAATCCACGTTATTTGATCCCTTTACTCAAGTCGATAATTCCAGTCAACGACAGTTTGAAGGAACAGGACTTGGATTGTCTATTTGTAAATCCTTAATTGATAAGATGGAAGGGACATTAACGCTTGAAAGTGAATTAGGGAAAGGCTCAGTTTTTTCTGTTGAGATCCCATTAATTCCTACGTATGAAACGAAAGTCAAAGAGCAGGAAACGTTTGATATCAGCCATTCTATTGGAGGCTTGTCGGTACTTGCGGTTGAAGACATTAAGATGAATCAAGTGATCTTAAGTATGATGCTGACTAAGCTAGATATACATCCTTACTTTGCGAACGATGGGCAACAAGCCTTAGCTTTTTTAGAGAGTGAAGTGGTTGATGTAATTTTAATGGATTGTCGAATGCCAGTGATGGACGGGTTTGAAACGACAAGACGATTACGCGAACAAGGCTACACAAAGCCAATTATTGCTCTGACAGCAGGAACAACGTCAACTGAAATGGCAAGTTGTATAGAGGCCGGAATGGACGATATTTTGCATAAGCCCTATAAAGCAAAAGAGCTAGAAAAGATGTTAAAAGTTTGGAGTGTTCGACTTGTCTCGTCTTAA
- a CDS encoding heme NO-binding domain-containing protein — translation MKGIIFSEFLELVEDTFGLEICQEMLDQNNDEGAYTSVGTYDHKDLVKLIISLSKLTGISIEDLQEVYGKSVFLTLFDSMPGLKGKSSSTFEFIKQVENYIHIEVKKLYSDANPPQFTFISSTESEMVMDYISARCFSHVCFGLIQGCADFFNEKIDIQMVPIQEDGSQVRFTLKKQ, via the coding sequence ATGAAGGGAATTATATTTTCAGAATTTTTAGAGTTAGTAGAAGACACGTTTGGTTTAGAAATCTGCCAAGAAATGCTGGATCAAAATAATGATGAAGGGGCTTACACTTCGGTTGGAACGTATGATCATAAAGACTTAGTTAAATTGATTATTTCATTGAGTAAATTGACGGGCATTAGCATTGAAGATTTACAAGAAGTGTATGGTAAGTCGGTATTCTTAACCTTGTTCGACAGTATGCCGGGTTTAAAAGGCAAATCGTCATCGACGTTTGAATTTATTAAACAAGTAGAAAATTACATTCATATAGAAGTTAAGAAACTTTACTCTGATGCAAACCCCCCTCAATTTACCTTTATCTCTAGTACTGAATCTGAAATGGTGATGGACTACATTTCTGCTCGCTGCTTCTCTCATGTTTGTTTTGGTTTAATTCAAGGGTGTGCAGATTTTTTCAATGAAAAAATTGATATACAAATGGTACCAATTCAAGAAGACGGATCTCAAGTTCGTTTTACCTTAAAAAAGCAGTAA
- a CDS encoding DUF924 family protein: MYQEIITFWFEELEPKDWFVGNEQLDKQIQQRFLPLLKKASHSELFSWRAAPLGRLAEIIVLDQFSRNIYRNTPQAFSQDPLALALAQEAISIGADKMLSEEQRSFLYMPYMHSESKVIHDEAVILFKSLHREGNYEFELKHKKIIDRFGRYPHRNTILSRKSTAEEIEFLSEPGSSF; the protein is encoded by the coding sequence ATGTATCAAGAAATCATTACATTTTGGTTTGAAGAACTGGAACCTAAAGATTGGTTTGTCGGTAACGAACAACTCGATAAACAAATACAGCAGCGCTTTTTACCATTACTAAAAAAAGCCTCTCACTCCGAACTGTTCTCTTGGCGAGCAGCCCCTTTAGGACGTCTCGCTGAAATTATCGTTCTTGACCAATTCTCTCGTAATATTTATCGCAACACGCCCCAAGCTTTCTCTCAAGATCCGCTTGCTTTAGCTCTTGCACAAGAAGCGATTTCGATTGGCGCAGACAAGATGTTATCAGAAGAACAACGCAGCTTTCTTTATATGCCTTACATGCACAGTGAATCAAAAGTCATTCATGATGAAGCCGTCATTCTTTTTAAATCACTACATCGAGAAGGCAATTATGAGTTTGAGTTAAAACACAAAAAAATCATTGATCGCTTTGGTCGTTACCCTCACCGAAACACAATATTAAGTAGAAAAAGTACCGCAGAAGAAATTGAGTTTCTTTCAGAACCTGGCTCCAGCTTTTAA
- a CDS encoding tetratricopeptide repeat protein: MCDHVYSQIMGIVTRIQHYPGVSGLEKAKQKIKLICLDLASPCPPSITSFLEAYTYDRHDEIDKAIYAYIECLAELTDDEILLRVYVNAMLASLYIDSEQYASAYDLYKEVVENIHLLDDNIRSLVYCNISDMYLCLEQYTQAVNYAKQGILASKNANHQLNLAICLLNLGYAYGHLQHFDDAIGFIHQAKKIAKIQKNKRILALSYGYLAQMMAKQKHADQDKTMSYFEQSELIFIHIHDKHNRLENNIFFAKYLESINQNEKALALCHKIQSQVNSNHNYGFYSVFADTLEKLHQKSHQWDALIATQQQHVYAAEKALNQCKRAGNYT; encoded by the coding sequence ATGTGTGATCATGTTTATTCTCAAATCATGGGAATAGTCACCAGAATACAGCATTATCCTGGTGTCAGCGGCTTAGAAAAAGCCAAACAAAAAATTAAGCTTATTTGCTTAGATCTCGCTTCACCGTGCCCGCCCAGTATTACCTCTTTCTTAGAGGCATATACATATGATAGACATGATGAGATAGACAAAGCGATTTACGCTTACATTGAGTGTTTGGCCGAATTAACTGACGATGAAATATTACTTAGAGTTTACGTTAATGCCATGTTAGCCTCTCTTTATATTGATTCGGAACAATACGCATCTGCGTACGATCTCTATAAAGAAGTAGTTGAAAATATACACCTACTTGACGATAACATTCGCTCATTGGTGTATTGCAATATCAGCGACATGTACCTTTGTTTAGAGCAATACACACAAGCCGTCAATTATGCGAAACAGGGTATTTTAGCGTCTAAAAATGCGAATCATCAGCTCAATTTGGCTATTTGTCTACTTAATCTCGGTTATGCTTATGGGCATTTACAACATTTTGATGATGCTATTGGCTTTATTCATCAAGCAAAAAAAATTGCCAAAATACAAAAAAACAAACGTATTTTAGCATTGTCTTATGGCTACTTAGCCCAAATGATGGCAAAACAAAAACACGCAGATCAAGATAAAACCATGAGTTATTTTGAGCAATCTGAGCTAATTTTCATCCATATTCACGACAAACATAATCGCTTAGAAAATAATATTTTCTTTGCTAAATACCTTGAAAGTATCAATCAAAACGAAAAAGCATTGGCGTTATGTCACAAGATACAATCACAAGTAAACTCAAATCATAACTATGGATTTTATAGTGTTTTTGCTGATACCTTAGAAAAGTTACATCAAAAATCACATCAATGGGATGCTTTAATTGCCACTCAACAACAGCATGTTTACGCTGCAGAAAAAGCATTAAACCAATGTAAGCGTGCGGGGAACTACACCTAA
- a CDS encoding lipase family alpha/beta hydrolase: protein MANIVILHGLYMHGVVMKPMASRLKKKGHTVQIISYNSLRINETLLFKRIHRCLSLSKKNVLVGHSLGGILAINFVNLHQDLNTPIDCIVTIGSPLKGASIAKKIQNKKLGFILGNAKEQGLVNVTKLTTDCPIGSIAGTMPIGIRTPIMRDKQPSDGTVTVEETLLPDLRDHLCLKYSHTSLIYATATVNQVDYFIANHEFER from the coding sequence ATGGCGAACATAGTCATATTGCATGGTCTGTACATGCATGGCGTAGTTATGAAACCAATGGCCTCTCGGTTAAAAAAGAAAGGTCATACCGTACAAATTATTAGTTATAACTCATTGCGAATTAATGAAACGCTATTGTTTAAACGCATTCATCGTTGCTTATCGTTATCTAAAAAGAATGTATTGGTCGGACATAGCTTGGGCGGGATCTTAGCCATTAATTTTGTAAACTTGCATCAGGATTTGAATACGCCGATTGATTGTATTGTCACGATAGGATCACCTCTTAAGGGCGCGTCTATTGCGAAAAAAATTCAAAATAAAAAATTAGGATTTATTTTAGGTAATGCAAAAGAGCAAGGTTTAGTCAATGTCACCAAATTAACGACGGATTGCCCGATTGGTTCTATTGCTGGAACGATGCCGATTGGAATTCGTACTCCGATAATGAGAGATAAACAGCCTTCAGATGGAACGGTGACTGTCGAAGAAACATTATTGCCAGATTTGCGCGATCATCTGTGCTTAAAATATTCTCACACGAGTTTGATTTATGCGACAGCTACAGTGAACCAAGTAGATTACTTTATTGCGAATCATGAGTTTGAAAGATGA
- a CDS encoding AI-2E family transporter, whose product MKLSNNFSNQAIDAFIKISALSVLVLWCFSILKPFLLLVVWGGIIATALYPIVAFISKRTSVSESKVSIGLTIIGVLFIPLIAVSTGIYTSGSELFLGYQDGSIAIPKPNVAMQEWPLIGHKAYAFMLQASSNLESLLFKYSSEIKVVAGKAASLAGSLGFGFIQFIVSTIISGVFMANAAKCERAFILVTDRLTGEHGKALTALSRTTVRSVVQGVIGVAVIQAIMAGLGMALVGVPALGLWVLLVLLVAIIQLPPILALLPVIFYVFSVDTTTTAVIFLIWCLLIGSSDAILKPILLSRGSDIPMIVILLGALGGMAMSGIVGLFVGAVVLSLTYRLFMVWLENEDKENKA is encoded by the coding sequence ATGAAACTCAGCAATAATTTCTCGAATCAAGCAATTGATGCCTTTATCAAAATAAGTGCACTTTCTGTTTTGGTTTTATGGTGTTTCTCTATTCTAAAACCGTTTCTCTTACTTGTTGTGTGGGGGGGTATTATTGCGACGGCGCTGTATCCTATTGTCGCTTTTATTAGTAAAAGAACATCAGTGAGTGAAAGTAAAGTTAGCATTGGCTTAACCATTATTGGCGTATTGTTTATTCCTTTAATCGCTGTATCTACAGGGATTTATACGAGTGGGTCAGAGCTGTTTTTAGGTTATCAAGATGGCTCAATTGCGATCCCTAAACCGAATGTCGCGATGCAGGAATGGCCTTTAATTGGGCATAAAGCGTATGCTTTTATGTTACAGGCTTCTTCAAATCTTGAGAGTCTCTTATTTAAATACAGCAGCGAAATTAAAGTGGTGGCTGGTAAAGCGGCGTCTTTGGCGGGTTCTCTTGGTTTTGGGTTTATTCAGTTCATCGTATCAACGATTATCTCGGGTGTTTTCATGGCGAATGCCGCTAAGTGTGAGCGAGCATTTATTCTTGTGACTGACCGTTTAACTGGCGAACATGGTAAAGCATTGACGGCATTATCGAGAACAACGGTAAGAAGTGTCGTCCAAGGGGTTATTGGTGTTGCGGTTATTCAAGCAATAATGGCGGGATTAGGGATGGCCTTAGTCGGTGTGCCTGCTCTTGGTCTTTGGGTTTTATTAGTTCTGTTGGTCGCGATTATTCAATTGCCTCCTATTTTGGCGCTTTTACCTGTGATTTTTTATGTATTCAGCGTCGATACAACCACAACTGCGGTGATCTTTTTAATTTGGTGTCTATTAATCGGCAGCAGTGATGCGATATTAAAACCAATTTTATTAAGCAGAGGTTCTGATATCCCAATGATCGTTATTTTACTTGGCGCATTAGGTGGGATGGCAATGTCAGGCATTGTGGGATTATTTGTTGGAGCGGTGGTTCTCAGTTTAACGTATCGATTATTTATGGTGTGGTTAGAGAATGAAGATAAAGAAAACAAAGCATAA
- the yddG gene encoding aromatic amino acid DMT transporter YddG yields the protein MNTSYKYTIAGCSAILLWSLIVGLIRNVTEQLGPIGGAAMIYSVSSIFLVLVIGAPRLTLFSPKYLLIGGGMFVSYEMCLSLALGMAHSRTQAVEMSIINYLWPSLTVLFAVVTSRKPVNKILYPAIALSFFGVAWTLSGDGGLSISQLLANAATNPVSYTLAFVGAFIWAAYCNVTKKLANGKNAITWFFIATALSLWIKYLFSDEGSLVFTGGVMIDLLLAGIVMGSGYALWNIGIIGGNMVLLATFSYFTPVLSTFFSAWILDIELTVQFWQGVTMVTIASLLCWWFTREKSK from the coding sequence GTGAATACATCATATAAATATACGATAGCGGGTTGCTCCGCTATTTTATTATGGAGTTTGATTGTTGGGTTGATCCGTAATGTGACTGAACAGCTTGGTCCCATTGGTGGCGCAGCCATGATATATAGCGTCAGTTCTATTTTTTTAGTGCTTGTTATTGGTGCTCCTCGATTAACGCTATTTTCTCCTAAATATCTCTTAATTGGTGGAGGGATGTTTGTTAGTTATGAAATGTGTTTATCATTGGCTTTAGGCATGGCACACAGTAGAACCCAAGCTGTTGAAATGAGTATCATCAACTATTTGTGGCCCTCGCTAACCGTATTATTTGCAGTTGTCACCAGTCGAAAGCCCGTGAATAAAATATTATATCCCGCTATCGCATTGTCATTTTTTGGTGTGGCATGGACATTAAGTGGCGATGGTGGGCTTTCAATTTCCCAGTTATTGGCAAATGCGGCAACAAACCCTGTGAGCTATACCTTGGCTTTTGTCGGTGCATTTATTTGGGCTGCATATTGTAATGTCACTAAAAAATTAGCGAATGGAAAGAATGCCATTACGTGGTTTTTTATTGCAACCGCACTCTCTCTTTGGATTAAATACCTGTTCAGCGATGAAGGAAGCCTTGTTTTTACTGGTGGTGTAATGATTGATTTGTTATTAGCCGGAATTGTTATGGGAAGTGGTTATGCACTGTGGAATATCGGGATCATTGGTGGGAATATGGTACTACTTGCAACGTTCTCTTATTTCACTCCTGTATTATCTACGTTCTTCTCTGCGTGGATTTTAGACATAGAATTAACAGTTCAATTCTGGCAAGGCGTTACAATGGTGACCATCGCCTCATTATTGTGTTGGTGGTTTACTCGAGAGAAAAGTAAATAA